A window of uncultured Litoreibacter sp. contains these coding sequences:
- the acuI gene encoding acryloyl-CoA reductase, which yields MFNALLVTKDDEGKTSASVTEISEDQLPDGEVTVAVEYSTVNYKDGLCIGPGGGLVRNYPHVPGIDFAGTVEASSDDRYKAGDKVVLTGWRVGEAHWGGYAQKARVKADWLVPLPLGLDARQAMAVGTAGFTSMLAVMALEDHALKAGDGPVLVTGAAGGVGSVAVALLAALGHEVAGVTGRPETADYLKSLGVSQIVAREELNETTKRPLEAETWAGCVDAVGGEMLARVLGQMKYGASVSAVGLAGGAGLPATVIPFLLRGVNLLGIDSVMQPYDNRVRAWERIAKDLPMEKLESMVQPATLSDLPGLGRDILKGQVKGRVVVDVNA from the coding sequence ATGTTCAATGCATTGCTTGTGACCAAGGATGACGAGGGCAAGACGAGCGCCTCTGTCACGGAAATTTCTGAAGACCAACTGCCTGATGGCGAGGTCACAGTGGCGGTCGAGTATTCGACCGTGAACTACAAGGACGGGCTGTGCATCGGGCCGGGCGGCGGGTTGGTGCGCAATTACCCGCATGTGCCGGGCATTGATTTTGCGGGCACCGTCGAGGCGTCTTCGGATGATCGCTACAAAGCGGGCGACAAGGTGGTGCTGACCGGCTGGCGTGTGGGGGAGGCGCATTGGGGCGGCTACGCTCAGAAGGCGCGGGTGAAAGCCGATTGGCTGGTGCCGCTGCCGTTGGGTTTGGATGCGCGTCAGGCCATGGCCGTGGGGACCGCCGGGTTTACATCCATGCTGGCGGTTATGGCTTTGGAAGATCATGCGTTGAAAGCCGGTGACGGGCCGGTGCTTGTGACGGGCGCTGCGGGTGGCGTGGGCTCGGTGGCCGTGGCGCTGCTGGCGGCATTGGGGCATGAGGTGGCAGGCGTCACCGGGCGGCCTGAGACGGCGGACTATCTGAAGTCGCTGGGAGTCTCTCAAATTGTGGCCCGCGAAGAGCTGAACGAGACCACCAAGCGCCCCTTGGAGGCCGAGACCTGGGCAGGCTGCGTGGACGCCGTGGGCGGCGAGATGCTGGCGCGGGTCTTGGGGCAGATGAAATACGGGGCGTCCGTGTCGGCCGTTGGTCTGGCGGGCGGCGCGGGCTTGCCTGCGACCGTGATCCCGTTCTTGCTGCGCGGCGTGAACCTTCTGGGGATTGATTCCGTGATGCAACCCTATGACAACCGCGTGCGGGCCTGGGAGCGGATCGCGAAAGACCTGCCGATGGAGAAGCTGGAGAGCATGGTGCAACCCGCGACGCTGAGCGATTTGCCGGGCTTGGGCCGTGACATTTTGAAAGGGCAGGTCAAGGGCCGGGTCGTGGTCGATGTGAATGCGTGA
- a CDS encoding DUF2182 domain-containing protein, with protein MPAITRSVFWLSFFAAILLAWAWMFMMARMMGVDWIGRPMEMMQMGDMPMMQMTTFGALFPMWAIMMAAMMLPTMVPTLRSYEDLMTSANGTRAGWLGVLLGYFVVWVGFAALIAVAQIALMASGLIDDLGIANSLWFAGLLFIVVGLFQFTRAKEICHGVCHSPGMYFLGHWKTGFGGGLRMGLGLGAFCVGCCWGFMALGFVGGVMSLLWMGLATLFMVVEKLPQIGHYVTKPMGVLLILAGIGCAFYGVIA; from the coding sequence ATGCCTGCCATCACCAGATCAGTTTTTTGGTTGTCCTTCTTCGCCGCGATACTGTTGGCATGGGCGTGGATGTTCATGATGGCGCGGATGATGGGCGTCGACTGGATTGGCCGACCCATGGAGATGATGCAGATGGGCGATATGCCCATGATGCAGATGACCACGTTTGGCGCGCTGTTCCCGATGTGGGCCATTATGATGGCCGCGATGATGCTGCCGACTATGGTGCCGACGCTGCGCAGCTATGAGGACCTGATGACAAGCGCCAACGGCACCCGGGCAGGGTGGCTGGGCGTGTTGCTGGGCTATTTCGTGGTCTGGGTGGGCTTTGCCGCGCTGATTGCCGTGGCGCAGATCGCGCTGATGGCGTCGGGGCTGATTGACGATCTGGGGATCGCGAACTCGCTGTGGTTCGCGGGGTTGCTGTTCATCGTTGTGGGGCTGTTCCAATTCACCCGCGCGAAGGAGATTTGCCACGGGGTGTGCCACTCGCCCGGCATGTATTTCCTGGGCCACTGGAAGACCGGGTTTGGCGGCGGGTTGCGCATGGGGCTGGGGCTTGGCGCGTTCTGCGTGGGCTGCTGCTGGGGCTTCATGGCGCTGGGATTTGTAGGCGGCGTGATGAGCCTTTTGTGGATGGGGTTGGCGACGCTGTTCATGGTGGTCGAAAAGCTGCCGCAGATCGGGCATTATGTCACAAAACCAATGGGGGTCTTGCTGATCCTCGCAGGGATAGGATGCGCCTTTTACGGCGTGATCGCATAA
- a CDS encoding LysR family transcriptional regulator: MVKRAQLKSLGDVDIRLVRVFVAVTESGGLAAAEPELNIGRSTISKHVADLEMRMGLKLCNRGPAGFSLTIEGDRVLRSARKMLSSIDDFQSSVDNIHTNLAGTLRLGLFDQSTTNPNAHIHDAIHHFDKLAPDVSLEISVEPPNGIEGRVIDGSMDIGIVPIHRQSASLNYDTLYEEWMTLYCGAGHPLFDLPPTQHPTLDLSEHKYAGFGFNSPNMKAGQTLGMRRAARVQDEEALSLLIQSGSYLGFLADHVAETFLSKGKVRPVAPERSKYVSTFAAITRKQPEPDRKTHTFLTCLKDAHPK, from the coding sequence ATGGTAAAGCGCGCGCAGCTCAAAAGCCTGGGCGATGTCGACATCCGGCTGGTGCGGGTCTTCGTGGCCGTCACCGAGTCCGGTGGTCTGGCCGCGGCAGAGCCGGAACTCAATATCGGCCGCTCAACCATCTCCAAACATGTCGCTGATCTTGAAATGCGCATGGGGCTCAAGCTATGCAACCGCGGACCTGCCGGTTTTTCGCTCACAATCGAGGGTGACCGCGTCTTAAGGTCAGCCCGTAAAATGCTGTCATCCATAGATGATTTTCAATCATCAGTAGACAATATCCACACCAATCTCGCGGGCACGCTGCGCCTCGGCCTGTTTGATCAATCCACCACCAACCCCAATGCGCATATCCATGACGCCATCCATCACTTCGACAAACTGGCGCCTGACGTATCGCTCGAAATCTCTGTCGAGCCGCCAAACGGCATCGAAGGCCGGGTGATTGACGGCTCCATGGATATCGGCATCGTCCCCATTCACCGCCAGTCCGCGTCGCTGAATTACGACACATTATACGAGGAATGGATGACGCTGTATTGTGGCGCGGGCCACCCGCTGTTCGACTTGCCTCCGACGCAGCACCCCACACTGGACCTGTCAGAACATAAATATGCAGGATTCGGGTTCAATTCGCCAAACATGAAAGCAGGCCAGACGCTCGGAATGCGCCGTGCGGCACGGGTTCAGGATGAAGAGGCCCTGTCACTGCTCATCCAATCCGGCAGCTACCTTGGCTTCCTCGCCGACCACGTCGCCGAAACCTTCCTGTCAAAGGGCAAGGTCCGGCCCGTGGCGCCCGAGCGCAGCAAATACGTTTCAACTTTCGCCGCCATCACCCGCAAACAGCCCGAACCGGACCGCAAAACCCACACATTCCTGACCTGCCTGAAAGATGCCCACCCGAAGTGA
- a CDS encoding dimethylsulfoniopropionate demethylase has translation MATIAPSRRVRRTPFSDGVEAAGVKSYTVYNRMLLPTVFRSVEEDYHHLKSAVQVWDVAVERQVELRGPDAGRLMQMLTPRDLRGMLPGMCYYVPVVDGTGGMLNDPVAVMLADDRYWISIADSDLLFWVKGLAHALYLDVIVEEPDVSPLAIQGPKADELAARVFGDAVKELRFFRYGFFDFQGHSFLVARSGYSKQGGFEIYVDGHERGMPLWNALMEAGKDLDVYAGCPNLIERIEGGLLSYGNDMNRDNTPHECGLGRFCSTQTAIGCVGRDALLRVAKEGPVKQVRAIAIDGDIPPCDRLWQVTSKGKLIGQVTSAAKSPDFKTNVAIGMIKMTHWDEGTEVQVETQDGPRRAVVHENFWL, from the coding sequence ATGGCGACCATTGCTCCCTCCCGCCGCGTGCGCCGCACGCCTTTCTCTGACGGTGTCGAAGCCGCCGGGGTGAAAAGCTACACCGTCTACAACCGCATGTTGCTGCCGACGGTGTTCCGATCCGTTGAGGAAGATTACCACCACCTCAAATCGGCGGTGCAGGTGTGGGACGTGGCCGTTGAGCGGCAGGTGGAATTGCGCGGGCCCGACGCCGGGCGGTTGATGCAGATGCTGACCCCGCGCGACCTGCGCGGCATGCTGCCGGGGATGTGCTACTACGTGCCTGTCGTGGACGGCACAGGCGGCATGCTGAACGACCCGGTGGCGGTGATGCTGGCTGATGACCGCTACTGGATTTCAATTGCGGATAGCGATTTGCTGTTTTGGGTCAAAGGTTTGGCGCATGCGCTTTATCTGGATGTGATCGTCGAAGAGCCTGATGTGTCGCCTTTGGCGATCCAAGGGCCCAAGGCCGATGAGCTGGCCGCGCGGGTGTTTGGTGACGCGGTGAAGGAGCTGCGCTTTTTCCGCTACGGGTTCTTTGATTTCCAAGGTCATTCGTTCCTGGTGGCGCGGTCGGGCTATTCCAAGCAGGGCGGGTTCGAGATCTATGTGGATGGCCATGAGCGCGGTATGCCTTTGTGGAATGCGCTGATGGAGGCGGGCAAGGATCTGGACGTGTACGCGGGCTGCCCCAACCTGATCGAGCGCATTGAGGGCGGGTTGCTGAGCTACGGCAACGACATGAACCGCGACAACACCCCGCATGAATGCGGGTTGGGCAGGTTTTGTTCGACCCAGACGGCGATTGGCTGCGTGGGGCGCGACGCGTTGTTGCGTGTGGCCAAGGAAGGGCCGGTCAAACAGGTGCGTGCGATTGCAATTGATGGAGACATCCCCCCCTGCGACCGGCTGTGGCAGGTGACGAGCAAGGGCAAATTGATCGGGCAGGTGACCTCCGCCGCGAAGTCGCCGGACTTTAAGACAAACGTCGCGATTGGCATGATCAAGATGACCCATTGGGACGAAGGCACCGAGGTGCAGGTGGAAACGCAAGACGGGCCACGCCGCGCCGTCGTGCATGAGAATTTTTGGCTGTAA
- a CDS encoding DinB family protein, giving the protein MIVDVEYCRIMARYNAWQNKSVARCFKALGLKELQKDRKAFFGSLWSTGNHLLWGDQLWISRFDGGHGPQTGIPDSTSLHDDLQLFLDDRMRTDARIQRWADKLQNLDLTGPMTWYSGAMEREISKPKALCVVHFFNHQTHHRGQIHAMLTAAGQKPDDTDLPFMPE; this is encoded by the coding sequence ATGATTGTCGACGTCGAGTATTGCCGCATCATGGCGCGCTACAACGCGTGGCAGAACAAGAGCGTGGCGCGGTGTTTCAAGGCGCTGGGTCTGAAGGAGCTGCAGAAAGACCGCAAGGCGTTCTTTGGCTCGCTTTGGAGCACGGGCAACCACCTGCTATGGGGGGACCAGCTGTGGATAAGCCGCTTTGACGGCGGCCATGGGCCGCAAACCGGCATCCCTGACAGCACGTCGCTGCATGACGATTTGCAGCTGTTTCTTGACGATCGTATGCGCACCGACGCCCGTATCCAGCGATGGGCGGACAAGCTGCAAAACCTCGATCTGACGGGGCCTATGACGTGGTATTCGGGGGCGATGGAGCGCGAAATATCGAAGCCCAAGGCGCTGTGCGTTGTGCATTTCTTCAATCACCAGACGCATCATCGCGGGCAAATTCATGCGATGCTGACTGCCGCCGGGCAGAAACCTGACGACACTGACCTTCCCTTCATGCCGGAATAA
- a CDS encoding DUF1326 domain-containing protein has product MAKKERKPSDRLQVMQKIDARMNPRRRRKEPTDWSIKGELFLNCSCTVFCPCVVSLGAHPPTEGHCHAWMAIAIDEGHFEGEDLGGLNIGLLVDIPGRMGEGDWKVAAYVDERSTQKAYNGILKIFSGAAGGTTGLFTMLVSEIIGAERAPVEIVRDGKKRSINIGRKLQGEIEMIAGKSDEHPVMVSNSKYWMGPDIIAAVGTRSRIRDYGRVWDFGGKSAEICPIEWSGP; this is encoded by the coding sequence ATGGCCAAGAAGGAACGCAAACCATCAGACCGGTTGCAGGTGATGCAAAAGATCGACGCGCGGATGAACCCGCGGCGGCGGCGCAAGGAGCCGACGGATTGGTCGATCAAGGGCGAGTTGTTTCTGAACTGCTCGTGCACGGTGTTCTGCCCTTGCGTGGTGTCACTTGGCGCGCATCCCCCCACCGAGGGGCATTGCCATGCGTGGATGGCGATTGCCATTGACGAGGGGCATTTCGAGGGCGAGGACCTTGGCGGGCTGAACATTGGCCTGCTGGTCGACATCCCGGGCCGCATGGGCGAGGGCGACTGGAAGGTCGCGGCCTATGTGGACGAGCGGTCCACGCAGAAGGCGTATAACGGCATTCTGAAGATTTTCTCAGGCGCTGCGGGCGGGACCACTGGTCTGTTCACAATGCTGGTGTCCGAGATCATTGGCGCGGAGCGCGCGCCGGTGGAGATTGTGCGTGACGGCAAGAAACGGTCGATCAATATCGGGCGCAAATTGCAGGGCGAGATCGAGATGATCGCGGGCAAATCGGATGAGCATCCGGTGATGGTCAGCAACTCCAAATACTGGATGGGGCCGGATATCATTGCCGCCGTCGGCACGCGCTCGCGCATCCGCGACTATGGCCGCGTCTGGGACTTTGGCGGCAAGTCGGCCGAGATTTGCCCGATCGAGTGGTCGGGGCCGTAG
- the legP gene encoding Dot/Icm T4SS effector Zinc-dependent metalloprotease LegP — protein MSDEGKTGCGCDVMLESDDVRTGIISGENFKNRTVQYAAVDGLAVFEGCIVLGTVDEVEATTAAAKEAIEAEGADTDVAHGVVITGANRRWPNATMPYEIHSGLTNQKRVTDAIAHWKQKTGVNFVKRTSANASQYPDYVRFRTATGCWSMVGRQGGRQDIGLAPGCGLGATIHEIGHAFGLWHEQSREDRNSKVKINWQNITAGKEHNFNQHIADGDDVGAYDYGSIMHYGRYAFSKNGQPTIESIPPGKTLGQRNGLSPGDVAAIHSIYQLWETVNIARVYATHGHKNCWVAPQGKGWLRIDPKTEDGCSNVFDLCCFAAAFGKKVSLYKNGSTIYRAQMV, from the coding sequence ATGTCTGATGAAGGCAAGACTGGATGTGGTTGTGATGTCATGCTGGAAAGCGACGACGTCAGGACCGGCATCATTTCCGGGGAAAACTTCAAGAACCGAACGGTGCAATACGCAGCCGTTGACGGGCTTGCGGTGTTCGAAGGGTGCATCGTGCTCGGCACGGTCGACGAGGTGGAGGCCACAACCGCCGCCGCCAAGGAGGCCATAGAAGCCGAGGGCGCAGACACCGACGTCGCCCACGGCGTGGTCATCACCGGTGCAAACCGCCGCTGGCCCAACGCCACTATGCCCTACGAAATCCACTCCGGGCTGACCAACCAGAAGCGCGTCACCGATGCGATTGCCCACTGGAAGCAGAAGACGGGCGTCAATTTCGTGAAACGCACGTCGGCCAATGCGTCGCAATATCCCGACTACGTGCGCTTCCGCACCGCGACGGGCTGTTGGTCCATGGTGGGCAGGCAAGGCGGGCGGCAGGACATTGGCCTGGCCCCGGGTTGCGGCCTGGGTGCGACGATCCACGAGATCGGGCACGCCTTCGGCCTGTGGCACGAGCAAAGCCGCGAGGACCGCAACTCCAAGGTCAAGATCAACTGGCAAAACATCACCGCTGGCAAGGAGCATAACTTCAACCAGCACATCGCCGACGGCGATGACGTGGGCGCCTATGATTACGGGTCAATCATGCATTATGGCCGCTACGCGTTCTCCAAGAACGGGCAGCCGACCATCGAAAGCATCCCGCCCGGCAAGACGCTGGGGCAGCGCAACGGGCTCAGCCCGGGCGATGTGGCCGCCATCCACAGCATCTACCAGCTGTGGGAGACGGTGAACATCGCGCGGGTCTACGCCACGCATGGCCACAAGAACTGCTGGGTGGCCCCGCAGGGCAAGGGCTGGCTGCGCATCGACCCCAAGACCGAGGACGGCTGCTCAAACGTCTTCGATCTGTGCTGCTTTGCGGCGGCCTTCGGCAAGAAGGTGTCGCTCTATAAGAACGGCAGCACCATCTACCGGGCCCAGATGGTCTAG
- a CDS encoding BCCT family transporter encodes MSVKPPLTELPIKTADSGFYRGFSVDVTVVSKIIIAALVVWAIVWPEWAGEVLGAWNTTILANFAAWYIWVVAFFIIVCLGLALWPTAGRMNLGVEGETPEFSNFSWFSMMFGAGIGVGMLTWAVAEPVAHFKNNPAVIQGVTTALDANNVREAYVWSFLHWGLGAWACYAVAGLALAFFSYRRGLPLTIRSSLTPLFGKALSGVLGSIIDIVAVVATILGVAQTLGFGVDQFVAGLTRIGIGGLVYGAEAVNEAGESIAGDANTVGIIVALLVIMGASTLSALSGVGKGIKWLSNINMVLSIVLLGFFIIFGATFFGATAFFVGIFDYLVALPGLSFNVWVSDGVEGSEAFKLAQWQGWWPVFYWAWWIAFAPFVGLFLARISRGRSIREFVLGAMIVPALMCFVWFSWAGGTAIDLELNGNANGLILDAGNGDKIFAMTEFMLAPIADALAWAMAVMIVVLLMTFLVTSADSAVLIVNTINAAGDEGPKARPHILFWGAALGLVVAGLLLSGGTSAIQTAMVIGALPFSVVMVLMCFGLIKAIWNDGRREKAGVATTHDNVVATPAE; translated from the coding sequence ATGTCTGTAAAACCTCCTTTAACGGAGCTGCCGATCAAGACCGCCGACAGCGGTTTTTATCGGGGCTTCAGTGTCGATGTGACGGTGGTGAGTAAGATCATTATCGCCGCGCTGGTTGTCTGGGCCATCGTTTGGCCGGAATGGGCGGGTGAGGTGCTTGGCGCCTGGAACACCACCATCCTGGCCAACTTCGCGGCCTGGTATATTTGGGTTGTGGCCTTTTTCATTATTGTTTGCCTCGGGTTGGCGCTTTGGCCAACAGCGGGGCGCATGAACCTTGGGGTGGAGGGCGAGACGCCTGAATTCTCCAACTTCTCGTGGTTCTCCATGATGTTCGGCGCCGGGATCGGCGTGGGCATGCTGACCTGGGCGGTTGCGGAACCGGTGGCGCATTTCAAGAACAACCCGGCCGTCATTCAGGGTGTGACCACAGCGCTGGACGCCAACAACGTGCGCGAGGCCTATGTCTGGTCCTTCCTGCACTGGGGTCTTGGCGCGTGGGCGTGCTACGCGGTTGCGGGGCTGGCGCTTGCGTTCTTCAGCTACCGTCGTGGCTTGCCGCTGACCATCCGCTCGTCGCTGACGCCGCTGTTTGGCAAGGCGCTGTCGGGCGTCCTGGGGTCGATCATTGATATCGTGGCCGTGGTGGCGACGATCCTTGGTGTGGCGCAAACGCTTGGCTTTGGTGTTGACCAGTTCGTGGCGGGTCTGACCCGTATCGGCATTGGCGGGCTTGTTTATGGCGCGGAAGCGGTGAACGAAGCTGGCGAAAGCATTGCCGGAGACGCCAACACCGTTGGTATCATCGTAGCACTTCTGGTGATCATGGGGGCCTCGACCCTGTCGGCGCTGTCTGGCGTGGGCAAGGGCATCAAATGGCTGTCCAACATCAACATGGTGCTGTCGATTGTCCTTTTGGGCTTCTTCATCATCTTCGGCGCGACCTTCTTTGGCGCAACGGCGTTCTTCGTGGGTATCTTCGACTACCTCGTCGCGTTGCCGGGTCTAAGCTTCAACGTCTGGGTGTCCGATGGTGTCGAGGGTTCTGAAGCGTTCAAACTGGCGCAGTGGCAGGGCTGGTGGCCCGTGTTCTACTGGGCCTGGTGGATCGCGTTTGCCCCGTTCGTAGGCCTGTTCCTGGCACGTATTTCGCGCGGTCGTTCGATCCGTGAATTCGTTCTGGGCGCGATGATCGTGCCTGCGCTGATGTGCTTCGTGTGGTTCTCCTGGGCCGGTGGCACCGCCATCGATCTGGAGCTGAACGGCAACGCAAACGGGTTGATCCTGGATGCGGGCAACGGCGACAAGATCTTCGCGATGACCGAGTTCATGCTGGCCCCGATTGCCGACGCATTGGCATGGGCCATGGCGGTGATGATCGTGGTTCTGCTGATGACGTTCCTTGTGACCTCGGCCGACTCGGCGGTGCTGATCGTGAACACGATCAACGCGGCGGGCGACGAAGGCCCCAAAGCGCGTCCACACATCCTATTCTGGGGCGCGGCCCTTGGTCTGGTGGTGGCGGGTCTGCTGCTGTCAGGCGGGACCTCGGCCATTCAGACCGCGATGGTGATTGGCGCATTGCCATTCTCGGTCGTGATGGTTCTGATGTGCTTTGGCCTGATCAAGGCGATCTGGAACGACGGTCGCCGCGAAAAAGCCGGTGTCGCCACCACGCATGATAACGTCGTGGCAACACCAGCCGAGTAA
- a CDS encoding FadR/GntR family transcriptional regulator codes for MKIDPNSPKDLSAQIAQAIKEAIISGQLPVDERLPSESELSEQFDVSRPTVREALKRLAAQSLIRTQRGATGGAFVNRLSFEDAYAQQITTSTLLLSMNAVSFETACEARYALERACAPLSAQRREADHLATMRAEIHRQSQPGLSDEAFCASDVAFHRALVDGAGNPVLSYQLAGAVEAMQPSMNMITFTARSREEIIALHTRIADAIEAKAPTKADAALTELQSYTVQLANDVIAARAAKS; via the coding sequence ATGAAAATTGATCCGAACTCGCCAAAAGACCTGTCAGCGCAAATCGCGCAGGCCATCAAAGAGGCCATCATCTCTGGCCAATTGCCTGTCGATGAACGCCTGCCCTCTGAATCCGAGCTGTCCGAGCAGTTCGACGTCTCCCGCCCCACCGTGCGCGAGGCCCTGAAACGTCTCGCCGCGCAATCGCTCATTCGCACGCAACGCGGGGCCACCGGCGGCGCTTTCGTGAACCGCCTGTCATTCGAGGACGCCTACGCCCAACAAATCACCACCTCCACGCTGCTGCTGTCGATGAACGCCGTATCGTTCGAAACCGCCTGCGAGGCCCGCTACGCGTTGGAGCGCGCCTGCGCCCCACTTTCTGCCCAACGCCGCGAAGCCGACCACCTCGCCACCATGCGCGCCGAAATTCACCGCCAGTCGCAACCCGGGCTGTCAGACGAGGCGTTCTGCGCCTCCGACGTCGCCTTCCACCGCGCCCTTGTCGATGGCGCAGGCAATCCGGTCCTGTCCTACCAACTGGCCGGCGCGGTCGAGGCGATGCAGCCCTCGATGAACATGATCACCTTCACCGCCCGCTCCCGCGAAGAAATCATCGCGCTGCACACCCGCATCGCCGACGCGATTGAGGCCAAAGCGCCCACCAAAGCCGATGCCGCATTGACCGAGCTGCAAAGCTACACTGTGCAACTGGCCAACGATGTGATCGCGGCGCGGGCCGCCAAATCCTGA
- a CDS encoding extracellular solute-binding protein: MNHITKLLGTAALALTTTTAFAADPDLLVFDWSGYEEEGFFIKYAEKHGSGPTYAFFGEEEEAFQKLRSGFKADVAHPCSQSVDKWFQAGLLEPWDISKIPSYDTLADLYKTDPTFVRDGEVYFIPADLGMTGIAYLSEDVPAEDVASLQVFLDPKYAGRTSLPDNVDDAYALAYLATGTPDWTKATEEDFKKASDWLRKAHANARAYWADGAELAQLMATGEVQIAWSWNETPVQMVGDDYKVGFQREAAEGSSSWFCGYVNLKDGPGSEDKAHDFIESFLSQETADYIVNEWGYGHSNTAAMGTFGEDTLTEVGLNDISAPQLAQLPMDNALREAMIKDFERIKAGF; this comes from the coding sequence ATGAACCACATCACCAAATTGCTGGGCACCGCCGCGCTCGCGCTTACCACCACCACCGCTTTCGCCGCCGACCCGGACCTTCTGGTCTTCGACTGGTCCGGCTACGAGGAAGAAGGCTTCTTCATCAAATACGCCGAAAAGCACGGCTCTGGCCCGACTTACGCATTCTTCGGTGAGGAAGAAGAGGCGTTCCAAAAGCTGCGCTCCGGCTTCAAGGCCGATGTGGCCCACCCCTGCTCGCAATCGGTGGATAAATGGTTCCAGGCGGGTCTTTTGGAGCCTTGGGACATCTCGAAAATCCCCAGCTACGACACGCTGGCCGATCTCTACAAAACCGACCCGACCTTCGTGCGCGACGGGGAGGTCTATTTCATCCCAGCCGATCTCGGCATGACCGGCATCGCCTATCTCAGCGAAGACGTGCCTGCCGAAGATGTGGCCTCCCTGCAGGTCTTCCTCGATCCGAAATACGCAGGCCGCACCTCGCTGCCCGACAATGTCGATGACGCCTATGCGCTTGCCTATCTGGCGACCGGAACTCCAGATTGGACCAAAGCGACCGAGGAAGATTTCAAGAAAGCCTCCGACTGGCTGCGCAAGGCCCACGCCAATGCCCGCGCCTATTGGGCCGATGGCGCTGAGCTGGCACAGTTGATGGCCACGGGCGAAGTGCAAATCGCCTGGTCCTGGAATGAAACCCCGGTGCAGATGGTCGGCGACGACTACAAGGTCGGCTTCCAGCGCGAGGCGGCAGAAGGCTCGTCCAGCTGGTTCTGCGGCTATGTGAACCTCAAGGACGGCCCCGGGTCCGAGGACAAGGCGCATGACTTCATCGAAAGCTTCCTGTCTCAGGAAACCGCTGACTACATCGTCAATGAATGGGGCTACGGCCACTCCAACACTGCCGCCATGGGGACGTTTGGTGAGGACACGCTGACCGAAGTGGGCCTCAACGACATCTCCGCCCCGCAGCTGGCGCAGCTGCCGATGGACAACGCGTTGCGTGAAGCCATGATCAAGGATTTCGAGCGAATCAAAGCCGGATTCTAA